The genomic window TGCCCGATGTCGACCCGCGCTCGAACGAACCCAACTTCAAGCAGTGCGCGGTTCGCCTCGAGTCGCTTCGGGAACGGGACGTCAGGTCGGTCGCCGAAGCGAGCGCCTGACAGTTCATGACGGCGAGATCGGATTCCGAGGCTATCGACGACGCGCTCGAGATTCGGGGGAACGCCCGACGGGGCGTCGCGTCCGCGACCCTCGGGTTCTTCGTGGGCTTCGCCGGCGTCGTCCTCTACGGTCCCGTCGCGACCGAACTCGAGGGAGCGATGGGACTGTCCGGCATCGCGCTCGGACTGCTGGTCGCCGCGCCGCAACTCACCGGTTCGCTGCTCCGGGTTCCCTTCGGCGCATGGGTCGAAGACGTCGGCGCGGCGAAGCCGTTTCTCGTCTTGCTCGGCTGTGCGGTCGTTGGAATGGCCGGCCTGTCCACGATTCTCGTCACGCTCGGGACCGACGGGTTGACGATGGCTCACTACCCGCTCGTGTTCCTGTTCGGCTCGCTGTCGGGCTGTGGAATCGCGACGTTTTCGGTCGGGGCCGCCCAGACGTCGTACTGGTCCCCGGAGGAGCGACAGGGAACGATGCTCGCGGTGTACGCGGGGCTGGGCAACAGTTCGCCGGGGATCTTCACGCTCGTCGTCCCCGTCGCGCTCGCCGCGCTCGGCCTGACCGGCGCGTATCTGGCGTGGTTCGGTTTCCTCGTTTGCGGGACGCTCGCCTACGCGGTCGTCGCCGTCGACGCGCCGTTCTTCCAGTTCCGGAAACAGGGACTTGCGGCCGACGCCGCGAAACGGCGCGCCGAAACGCGGGGACAGGAACTGTTCCCCAGCGGCGACGCGATGGCCTCGATCCGCGAGGCGGCGAGCATCTGGCGGACGTGGGTCCTCGTCGCGCTGTTTTTCACCTCCTTCGGCGGCTTTCTCGCGCTGACGACGTGGTTTCCGTCCTACTGGGCGGCCGTCCACGATCTGTCCGTGCAACGTGCGGGAGCCCTCACGGCGCTCGCGTTCACCCTGCTCGCGGCGCTCGTCCGCGTGCCGGGCGGCGTCGTCAGCGACCGATTCGGCGGCGAACCCACTGCAATCGCGAGCTTCGTCGTCGTCGGCGTCGCCGCGGCCGTACTGATCGCGGCGCGAACCGTCCCGCTCGCGATCGGCGGGACGGTCTTGCTCGGGATCGGGATCGGCGTCGCCAACGCGGCGGTGTTCGGACTCGTCCCCGAGTACGTGCCGGAGGCCGTCGGCGGCGCGTCCGGGCTGGTCGGCGGCCTCGGAGCGTTCGGCGGCTTCGTCATCCCACCGGTGCTCGGCCTCTTCGTCGACCTGCAGGGGCCCGCCGGCTACGCCAACGGCTACGTCGTGTTCCTCGTCCTCGCGGTCGTCTCGATCGGGCTCTCCGGCGGGTTGTATCGGACTCGAGTGGAGCCGACCCCGGACACGGCGGTCCCGTCCGACGATTGAAGCCGTTCGTTTTTCGCCCCGTCTCCTGCCCGTTCGTCGAGTTCTCGAGCAGTCGCGATCCCCCGCGACGCGTCACACCGGCCGAGCCGCGTCGGTCGCGGCCCGGTGTGCGCGCTGAAAGCGAGATTGCCGTCCGATCCCACCCCTAATCGGGGGGTTGGCCGCCCGGACCGGGTGTGTAATCGCCCATTCTCCGCCCCGGTCAGCCGTGATATACGTCCTAATACAGTGCATATGTCATTGGAGATACCACGTCCGGCCCCGAAACCACGTCGAAAAACTGATTTTGTAAACGATTACTGTTATATGTTTTAGGACCATGTCGTCAAAACGTGAATTACGACATGTTTGGCGAGGAACTCTGCGGATTCGAGGCCGATCGTTCGGTCAGTGAGGTGAGCGCCGATGGCGCATAAGAAAGAGGAACTCAAGGAGGGCTGTTACGGCGACGAGGTCCGCGAACACATCCTCGAGTTCGCGGACAACGGCGGCTACGAGGCGATTCCGGAGGACGAACACGAGAAGTGGTTCACCCGGTTCAAGTTCTGGGGGCTGTTCCACCAGCGCTCCGGGCAGGAATCGTACTTCATGATGCGGCTGACCAACGCCAGCGGCATCTTAGAGCCCGACCAACTGCGGACGATCGGCGAGGTCGCCCGCGAGTACGCCAAAGGCCCCGTCGAAAACCCCGAGTTCGGCAACGGGTGGATCGACCTGACCACCCGCCAGTCGGTGCAACTGCACTGGCTCAAACTCGAGGACGTGCCCGAGATCTGGGAGAAACTCGAGGCCGCCGGCGTCCACTCCCGCTCGGCGGGCGGGGACACGATGCGCAACATCTCGGGGTGTCCGCTCCACGGGAAGGCCGAGGAGTTCGTCGAGGCCGGCCCGCTGCTCGAGCGCTTCGAGGAGGACCTGCGCAAGGACGACGCGCTCGCGAACATGCCCCGGAAGTTCAACATTAGCGCGTCGGGCTGTACGGTCGGCTGCGCACAGGACTCGCTCAACGACATCGGGTTCGAGCCGGCGACCAAGGAGATCGACGTCTCCGGCGGAGCCGGAGGCTCGTCGGACTCGTCCGACGGTGGCGAGGAAGTCCGTGGGTTCAACGTCTGTATCGGCGGCGGGCTCGGCGGCCGTCAGCCCCGCGCCGCGACGCCGCTCGACGTCTTCGTCCGTCCCGAGAACGCCTACGAGGTCGGCCGCGGCTTCGTCGAACTCTACCACGACTACGGCAACCGCCAGAACCGTTCGAAGAACCGCGCCCGGTTCTTCGCCGAGGACTGGGGCATGGAGAAAATCCGCGAGACGCTCCAAGAGGAGTACGTCGACTTCGAAATGCACACCGAAGGCGAGGACTTCCGCGAGGAGTACACCTACAATGCCGGCCGCCCCGTCGAAGCGGGCCAGCACGACCACGTCGGCGTCGGCGATCAGAAGGACGGACAGAACTACGTCGGCCTGAGCGTTCCCGTCGGCCGCCTGCCGGCCGAGGACGCCATCGAACTCGCCGATCTTGCCGACGAGTACGGCTCCGGCGAGGTCCGCCTGACCCGCCGCCAGAACCCCGTCATCGTCGACGTCGCCGACGAGGACCTCGAGGGGCTGCTCGCGGAACCGATCCTCGAGGAGTACCCCGCCGAGCCCAGCCCCTTCGAGCGCGGGGCGATGGCCTGTACCGGCACGGAATTCTGCTCGATCGCGCTGACCGAGACGAAGGGTCGGATGGCTCGCATGCTGCGCTGGTTCAACAAGAACGTCGAACTGCCCGACGATGTCGGCAAGATCAAGATGCACTACTCCGGCTGTACGGCCGACTGCGGGCAGGCGATGACCGCCGATATCGGTCTGCAGGGCATGCGCGCCCGCAAGAACGGCGAGATGGTCGAGGCCTTCGACATCGGCGTCGGCGGCGGCGTCGGCGAGGACCCCTCCTTCATCGACTGGGTCCAACAGCGCGTGCCCGCCGACGAAGCGCCGGGCGCGATCCGCAACCTGCTCGAGGCCTACGCGGCCCACCGCGAGGACGGTCAGACGTTCCGCCAGTGGGTCGAGGCGACGGCCGAGGAACAGCTCGTGGAGTTCTGCGAGCCCGAGGAGACGGACTTCGAGGCGCCGTACATGGCCGACGCCAAGCAGTCGTGGTACCCCTTCGCCGAGAGCGAGTCCGCGGCGGCCGCCACCGGCGAGGAGTCCGCGGCCCCGTCCGACGACTGACGCGGTTTCGGTCCGCCCGAGACGATCGCCCCGATTTCTCGAGCGCGTATTTATCAGCTCCCGGTCCGTACGGTCTCGTATGCCCGAAGACGTACTCTTCGAATCCGAGAGCGACCGGGACCGAGCGGAAATCGCGTCACTGCTCCGCCGCGTCGCGGACAACTTAGACGCCGGCGAGGCGATCACGCTTACAGCCGGTTCCGAGTCCGTGACTCTCGAGCCGCCCGCCCGGCCGACATTCGAGGTCAAAGCCGAACGCGAGGGGCCGGCCGACGGCCCCGGCGAATTGAGCGTCGAGTTCGAACTCGAGTGGGACGAGGTCGAGGAGGGCGAGGACGAGAGTAGCGACGGAGCGTTAGAAATCGAGTGAGGGACTCTCCGGCCGTCGTTGCGAGGTATCCGATCGACGAGAAATCGGCTCCAGCCGCCGCTAGCGGTGCTCGCGCGTTCGCTCGTAGGCGTAGTCCAGCGCATCCTCGAGCGAGCCCGGGCCGTCGTAGCTGGCGGAGAACAGGTCCATGAACTCGCGGGCGGTCCGCTCGCACCGTTCGAATGTCAGGACGGTTCTGACCCGTATCGTTTCCGAGAGGTCGAGCCCCGGGTAGCTCGTCGCCGTCAGCGCGTAGCCGGGGTGGTCCTCGCCGTCGAGCGAGGCGGGCGCGACCTTTAGCCGCAGATCGCCTGATTCGTGGAGGTACGTCCGATACTGCATTTCCCGGTCCGTGTCGGCCGGGGTATAGGTCCGACACTCTTCCGTGTTCCACTCGAGCGGCACGTCGGCTTCCATCGATCACTGATACCAACCCGAGTGCTACGTTCGTATCGCAACGAGCAATATTATCGACCGATAGTCCAGATACTTCATCATTGGTGGGTTCTCCGCGTAAATAGTGGTTATATTCTGAATATTTGTCTTCTAACAGCCATGTAATTCGGATGACCGTCGAATCTACGCTTGTCGCGGCGGTCGACTCCCGTCCGCGTTCGACCCCGGCTACCGCGTTCGTCCGTCGCTCAATCGTCGCTCGAGGACTCCGTCGCGAAGACGTCCTCGACGACCGGCTCCTCGTCTTCGGTTTCGGGGCTGACGCTGCCCGTGCGGTAGCCGTGGAGATCCAGCGTGACGTGATCGAAGCCCAGGTTCGAGAGTTCGGCCCGAACCGTCTCGACGAACTCGAGTTCCAGCGCCCGCTCGAGTTCGTCGGGCGCGACCTCGATGCGGGCGAGGCCGTCGTGGTCGCGCACCCGGAACTGCTCGAAGCCCCACTGTCGCAACAGCGCTTCGGCCCGCTCGATCCGCGTGAGTCGGTCTTCGGTGACCTCGAGTCCGGTCGGGATCCGCGAGGAGAGACAGGCCATCGAGGGTTTCTCGGCGACCGAGAGGTCATAGTGGTCGGCGATCGCCCGCACTTCGTCCTTCGTGATGTCGTGGGCCAGCAGCGGCGAGTGAACGTCGAGTTCCTCGACCGCTTGCAGCCCGGGCCGGTGCCCCGCGCCCGGATCGTCGGCGTTCGTCCCGTCGCAAACGGTTCCGACGCCGAGGTCGCGGGCGGTCTCGAGCATCTCGCCGAGTCGCATCGTCCGGCAGTGATAGCAGCGATCGTCGTCGTTCTCGACGAAGTCGTCGCTCTCGAGTTCGGAGAAGGAGACGATCTCGTGGCGGATGCCGATCTCGTCGGCGACTCGTCGGGCGTCCTCGAGTTCGGCCTCGGGTAAGGTCTCGCTTTTCGCGGTACAGGCGACCGCGTCCTCGCCGAGCGCGTCGTGGGCGATCGCGGCCACGGCGCTCGAGTCGACCCCGCCGGAGAAGGCGACGACGACCCCGTCGCGAGCCGCGAGGTCCTCGCGGGCGGCCTCGAGTTTCGCCTCGACCGTTGTCATGGCTCGAGGTTCGAACCGGACGGGCAAAAGGACGTTGCGTCGGTCGTGCGGTGTTTCGACGGGCCGAGGGCTCGACTCCTCGACGGGTCGACGACTCGGCAGAGGACCGCTCACCCGGCGCGGGCGCTCAGCTATCGAGGTCGACGACTCGCCCCTCCGCGGCGCTTTCCGACAGCGCGTCGAGGACTCGCATGTTCGCGATCGCTTCGTCGCCGTCCGTCCGCGGCGTTCGGCCGGCGGCGACGCAGTCGGCGAAGTGCTCGATCTCGAGGCGGAACTGGTCGACCGGCGCGAACGTCTCGACGCCGTGGCGGCCGTCGATCCGGTACTCGAGCGACAGTTCCCCTTCGGGGATGTCGAACGCGTCCTGGACCTCGACCCAGCCGTTGGTCGCCTCGATGCGGTAGCGCTGGACGCCTTCCGTGTCGAAGCCCGACGAGACCCGGCCGGTCACGCCGTCCGCGTACTCGAGGACGCCGGTCAGTTCCGTGTCGACGCCGGCGTCGCGGGTGTCGGCCGCGGTCGCGTACGCCCGCTCCGGCTCGCCGAGGGCTTGCCGAACCACCGAGACGGCGTAACAGCCGACGTCCATCAGGCTCCCGCCGGCCAGTTCGGGCGAGAGGCGGATGTCCTCGGTCCGGTCGAGCCGGTACTTGAACGTCGCCGTCACCGAGCGCACGTCCTCGAGTTCGTCGCGGGCCAGCGCGAACGCGCGCTCGGTCCGCGGGTGGTACTGGTACATGAACGCCTCCATCAGGGTCACGCCTTGCTCTTGGCAGTAGTCGACGACCTCGCGCGCCTCCGCGGCGTCGACCGCCAGCGGCTTCTCACAGAGGACGTCGAGTCCCGCGTCGGCCCCGCGTTTCGTCCACTCCGCGTGGAGCGAGTTCGGTAGCGGGACGTAGAGCGCGTCGACGTCGGCGTTGGCGATGAGGTCGCCGTAGTCGCCGTAGGTCTCCTCGATCCCGTACTCCGCCGCGACGGCGCGCGCGTCGGCCTCGTCGCGGGACGCGATGGCCGTCACGTCGTGGTCGCTGGCCGCGATTCCCGGGAGGAACGCTTTCTGTGCGATACCGGCCGTACTGAGAACGCCGAAATCCATGTCGGTGTGTTTCGCGAACTCGTATAAATATTCAAGCAGTCGTCCGCGAGCGGTGACCGACGCGACTGCTGGGACATCCGATCGGCGACGGTTCTCGTCGCTCGATCCGTCGCGGCCGCGACGCGGGGACCAGTAAACAGCGCGCCGGACGGTTAAGGAGCCGTCCGTGGTAGGAGCGTCATCCGGATCACTATGGCTGTATCAGACCAACTCCAACGGCTGCGCTCGATTGCCGACACCGAGGGGCAGCCGAGCGAGGCCGACGACCACCAGCGCGAAGAACACGTCGCCGACGCCGTGGCTCGCGGGGTGCAGGCCGGCTTCGTCGCGACGCTCATCATGACCGCCTTTCGCCTGCCGATCCTCAGATCACTGCCGCCGTCGGCGAACTTCTGGTCGCAGTACGTCGCCGACGGCGATCCCGACGACCACCCCGTCGCCGGCCTCGCTCTGCACCTCGTCTACGGGATCAGTTCGGGCGTGGTCTTCGGCGCGTTGTTTTCCCTGTACGACGCCGGACGGGAGATCGAACCCGAACAGCGCGGGCTCGTCTGGGGTTCGATCTACGGGATGGTCCTGTCGGCCTTCGGCGCGCAGTTCATGCTGAAAGAACTGCTCGACATCCGCCTCGAGGCGGACGAACTCGCGCTCTTTCACGCCGGACATCTCGTCTACGGACTCTCGCTCGGCGCGTGGATCGGCTCCCGGACCGAGGGCGTCGAGGATCCCGAACGGGAGTACGAGTACGACGACGGCAACTAACCGTCCTCGCTCAGTTCCGCGACATCCGCTTCGAGCCGGCTCGCGTACTCGAGTCGCAGCTCGCGGGCGTCGGCTTTCGTCACATACTGTCGGCCGTCGATCTGCATCGCGATCGGGTGGTAGTCGCCGACGGTAAAGCCCATCCGCTCGAGGTAGCCCGCGACGGCCGCCGACTCGAGGCCGTCGTGGATCGCCGATTCGGCGAGGTCACGGACGGTTTCGAACGCGGGAAGGGCGATTTCCTCGTCCGTGACGTGGCCGGGGCGGGCGGTCGGCTCGTCCTCGATCCCGGTGAGCGCGCCCTCGTTCGCTCGCCGTCCGCCGTCGCGGTCGCCGTCGCCTGCACCGGCACCGTCGATCCGAACGTTGGTGTGGTGGAGCCGTTCCATGACCGTCTCGAGTTCGCCGGCCAGTCGGAGTATCTGGCTCGGCAGGGCGGCGTCGGGCGAGCGCCACTCGACGGTCGGCATCGAATCGCGCAGCCGAACGGGCGTCCAGACCACGTCGTCGGGCGAGAAGTGTTCCTCGACCGCGTCCGCGTCGACACCCGCCTCGAGGGCCGCGTCTCTGAACTCCTCGTAGCGGTGCTCGAGTCGGCGGTGCCACTCGCCGACGTTCTCGACGTAGCGCCAGAGCTGGCCGTGTTTCGGGTACGACTCGTAGCTTTGCTTTCGGTAACAGTGGGCGCGGGCTCCGTTGGCGATCCGCTCGCCGCCGTAGTACGGCGAGGAGTTGACCAGCGCGAGCGCCGGGTCGAGCGCGATGAGCGCGTTGAGCTGGTCGGTCACGTTCCGCTTCTCGACGTGGATGTGCGTGCCGGCGCAGTACTTCGCGTGATCGAAGTCGTCGCCGATCACTGCCTTCTGAATGCGGCCCCGCTCGCCGGGGCGACGGTCGATCCCGTCGCCGTTGATCGGCGTGCCCAGCGGGACGAGGCGTTTGTCCAGTTCCGCCGCCCTCGAGAGGACGGCCTCGAGTTCCTCGACGAGCGCCGTTCGGAGCTTCGACACCGACTCGCAGGGCGGCGTCTTCAGCTCGAACAGCGGCTCGACGAACTCCCGTTCGGTTCGGTCCGATACGTCCGCGAGCGGCCCCGGTTCGGTGAGGGTACCGTCGCTATCGACGACCCAGTACTCGACTTCGATGCTCGTTTTCATTGTCGGGCGATTTCCGTCGGGCGGCCAATCGGGCGATGCAGGGCAGTCGATTTCGCTTCCACAGAAGACGCGATTCGGGTCGGTCGGCGGCTCGAGTTCCGTATTTCGGTGTCTCGATGATCGACGCGTTTTCCCGAAGCGGCCGTGCCTGCAGCCGCCTGCCGTATTTCTCCCGTTGCGGTCCCAACGGAGCCGATCAATTCAGCCGGCACGTGTCGGCCCCGTCACACATTTGCCGGGACGAACCGTATCGGGAGGAAATGAGTCCCGTGAAACGTCTCTACGACCGCAGCGATACGTGGTTGCGGGGACTCTCTCAACGGTCGTACGCGGCCTTCTTGGGAGCGTCGGCCGGTACCGGCGTTCTCGTGGTCGGTCTCGTGACGGGGGAACTCCTCCTCGTCCGGACGCTTACGATGGCTTTCGTCATGTTCGGTTTGGAGTGTGTCTTCGGGCTCCACCAGCCGACCGACGAGTGACCGCTGCCCTCCCGCGGGTCGTAGGGCGATTTCCGCACGTCGACCGCGCTCTTCGCTACTGCTCCGTGCGCCCCGTTTCCAGCGAGTCGACGATCGATATCTCCGTCTCGAGGGCCTCGAGTCGCCGGCGTGTCGCCCGTTCTTCCTCGAGGGTCTCCTCGAGCGGTTCGACGATATCGTCCGCGTAGGCGAGCCGCCCCGCCAGCCTGAGCAGTCCCTCGTAGGACCGGACCTCGAGGCGCTCCGCCGCGAGCCCGATCTCGAGATCGACGTACGTCGGCGGCGACTCGCCGTCGGCTCCATCGAAGCGAGTCCGGCGCGATTCGGCGAGGCCGTCGGCCGTCTGCGACCGACTCGCTCGCGGCCGCCGGCCGAGCGCCTCGAAGACGCGCTCGAGTCGCTCGACGTGTCGCTCGGTCTCGTCGCGGTGAGTCTCGAACTGCGCCGCGAGGTCGTCGTTCGCGGCGTCGGTCGCCATCTCGGCGAGCAGTTCGACGTGGGCGCGTTCGACGTAGTATGCGCGCTGTAGCTGATATCCGAACACGTCCTCGAGGGTTTCGATATTCATGGGCTGATCGGTGCGATCATCGTCGATCGAGGGACCCGCGACTGGCGTCGTCGACCGGGCTCGCCGCGAGTAGCGTCTCGAGGGCGTCGCCGTCCGACAGCGACTCGAGATCGGCCCGCATCGCCCGTTCGTCGTCGTAGTTCGGTCGGAGCGCGTCGACGACGGCGTCGGCGTCCTCACCTTCGATGGCGCTCGCGAGCGCCATTGCCGTCTCGTAGGCCGTACACTCGAGGGCCTCGAGTTTCAGCGCGGTCTCGAGGTAGTACAGCGGCCGGAGCGCGTCGTTCAGGACGACGTTGTTGAACGCCTCCTTGTCGGCGATCAGGCCGTCGAACTCCGGGGCGCGTCGCGTGTCGGGCTCCTCGCCGAGCGCGTCGAAGGCCCGCTCGATCCGCTCGCAGTGTCGCTGGGTCTCGTAGCAGTGCTCGTCGACCGCTTCCCACAGCCGCTCTCGACACTCCGTCGCGCGGGTGTCGGCTACCGCGTCGATCGAGACGTCGCCCGCCAGCGTCTCGAGTTCGTCACAGAGCTCCCGTTCGATGTAGTACAGTCGTTCCAACTCGGTCGCGAGCGCGTCGCGCGGTGTGGTTGCTGTCGTGCTCATGGCTGTGTCTCGGTCGCGAGTCGGTCGTTCAGAACGACTGCTGATCTCGCATGTGCTCGTCGGTATTGTGCGGGCTGTCGCCGCGGTCGCTGTACCGCGGCCGCCCCACGGCGTCTCGCCTGACGCCGTTGAGAATCGCTAACTCGAGTTCGTCCTGCGTCCCGTAGGTCTCGTGGCCCGACGTCTCGAGGATCGTCTCGAGGGAATCCGACCGCCGCGGGTACGTGATTTCGACGTCGTCGAACTCCGCGAGCACCTCGTCGGTGGTCATCGGGAACGTCGCGTCCCCGAACAGGTCGTTGATAGCGCCGACGTCCAGCGACCGGATCTCGTCCGTGGTCTCGTCGATGTGGTTCATCGGGTGGACCTATCCCGATGGGCGGGAAAGTACCACAGCTTGCAGGCGACGACAGGACGATTAAACCGTCCTTCTGGCACCTCTACGGCCGTATATCGACACTTCAGTAATTCACGGTCACTGCTCGAGCGAGGCCGTGGAACGGGTTGCCGGCAGGCCAAGCCATAGGCCGATCCGTGCGAATGGTCGCACATGAACTATCGACGACTCGGTTCGATCGACAGCGACGTCTCCGAGGTCGGCCTCGGGACGTGGAACATCGGCGGCGACTGGGGCGATGTCGACGACGAAACCGGTCGCGATGTCGTCCGCGCCGCGATCGATGCGGACATCGACTTCATCGACACCGCGGATGTCTACGGCGACGGCCGCAGCGAACGCCACATCGGGCACGTCCTCGACGAGCGCGGGGCTCACGACGACGTGTTCGTCGCGACGAAGGCCGGCCGTCGGCTCGAGCCACACGAGGCCGACCGCTACGACGACGACCGCCTCTCCTCGTTCGTCGACCGGAGCCGCGAGAACCTCGGCGAGGAGACGCTGAATCTCCTCCAGTTGCACTGTCCGCCGACCGAGGCGTACTACCAGCCGTCGACGTTCGACGCGCTCGAGCGACTGAAAGCCGAGAACAAGATCGCTCACGCCGGCGTGAGCGTCGAAACGGTCGAGGAAGCCCTGAAGGCCATCGAGTACGACGTCGTCGAGACCGTCCAGATCATCTTTAACCCGTTCCGCCAGCGCCCGAACGAACTGTTCTTCGAGCGGGCGAAACGGAACGATATCGGCGTGATCGTCCGGGTGCCGTACGCGTCGGGGCTCTTGACCGGCGCGCTCGAGCGCGACCAGGAGTTCGCCGAGGACGACCACCGGAACTTCAACCGCGAGGGCGAGGCCTTCGACGTCGGCGAGACGTTCGCCGGCGTCCCCTACGAGACGGGCCACGACGCCGTCGACGCGCTCGACCCCCACGTCCCCGAGGACCTGTCGCTGGCCGACCTCACCCTCCGGTGGATCCTCGATCACGAAGCGGTCTCGACGGTCATTCCGGGGACGACCTCGCCGGAGCACGTCCGGAGCAACGCCGCCGTTTCGGACCTGTCGCCGCTCTCGAATCAGGTCCACGGTGCGGTCCGAGACGTCTACGAGGAGTACGTGTTCGAACACGTCCACCACCGCTGGTAGCGCCGGAAGCAGCCACTGAGACGGCCGCTGCGTTGCTCGGCTGAGACGCTTCGCGGCGAGCCTTCGAGTTCGACTCGAGGCCGTGAGTACGCAAGGACCACGCCGATTTTCCGGCGCGGCGTACCCTCGCGTATGACCGACTACGAGCTGCACGAGCCCGATTTTTCGGACACGACGACCGAAGAGTGGGACGAACCGCGACTCGAGGACTTCGATATCTCCGAGCGGAGCTCGGATGGTCAGCGAGACTCGTCAGAGTCTCGCCAGACCGACGATCTGAGCGAGGTGTCGGACCACTTCATCCTCTCGGCGTCGGGCTTTCCGCCGGAGAACTTCACGGATCTGAAACTCCCGGTCGTCGATCCCGACGGGAACCTCAACAAGAACGCGCTGCAGACGGCGAAAAGCGGCGGTCACGGCGTCGGTGCGGTCGACGACCTCGACGACGAGAAGGCGGAAAATATCGAGGACATGATCGACGACCTCGCGAACGAACACTTCGAGGACGCCGACTTCGGCGACTGAGCAGCGTCGGTCGCGATCGGCGGTGGATTACCGCGCCGCGTCGGAAACTCGTCGTGCCGTCGGATCGATGAATCTCCCCAGTCGCGCGAGGACGACGAGGCCGAGCAGCACGCATCCGCGGCCCCAGTTGCCGCGGTCGAACTCCCGCTTTGCCGCCGCCACGACCGCGCGGATCGGCGGTGATCGCGTCGGTTTCGTCCCGAGGAGAGCCGTGACTGGCATACTCGTTCTAGACGCGACGACGAAATAGCGCCGGTCCCAGCGGTTGCAAGTACTATTCTATCCGCAGAGTCGAGATCCCGGCCCGGTTACTCCGGATCGAACCCGCCGACGAGGTGCTCGAGCGCGAACAGGACGATTGCCCCGAGTGCGGCCCACGCGGCCGTCAGCGCCATCGTTTCCGTCGTCCACGCGTGCGCCTCGCCGATGTTGTGCAACGGCGCGGGAACGGAGCCGGCGATCAGACTCACCAGGAAGACGAGGGTCACGCCGCGGTGGCGGGCCAGCGCGG from Natrinema versiforme includes these protein-coding regions:
- a CDS encoding nitrate/nitrite transporter; the protein is MTARSDSEAIDDALEIRGNARRGVASATLGFFVGFAGVVLYGPVATELEGAMGLSGIALGLLVAAPQLTGSLLRVPFGAWVEDVGAAKPFLVLLGCAVVGMAGLSTILVTLGTDGLTMAHYPLVFLFGSLSGCGIATFSVGAAQTSYWSPEERQGTMLAVYAGLGNSSPGIFTLVVPVALAALGLTGAYLAWFGFLVCGTLAYAVVAVDAPFFQFRKQGLAADAAKRRAETRGQELFPSGDAMASIREAASIWRTWVLVALFFTSFGGFLALTTWFPSYWAAVHDLSVQRAGALTALAFTLLAALVRVPGGVVSDRFGGEPTAIASFVVVGVAAAVLIAARTVPLAIGGTVLLGIGIGVANAAVFGLVPEYVPEAVGGASGLVGGLGAFGGFVIPPVLGLFVDLQGPAGYANGYVVFLVLAVVSIGLSGGLYRTRVEPTPDTAVPSDD
- a CDS encoding nitrite/sulfite reductase yields the protein MAHKKEELKEGCYGDEVREHILEFADNGGYEAIPEDEHEKWFTRFKFWGLFHQRSGQESYFMMRLTNASGILEPDQLRTIGEVAREYAKGPVENPEFGNGWIDLTTRQSVQLHWLKLEDVPEIWEKLEAAGVHSRSAGGDTMRNISGCPLHGKAEEFVEAGPLLERFEEDLRKDDALANMPRKFNISASGCTVGCAQDSLNDIGFEPATKEIDVSGGAGGSSDSSDGGEEVRGFNVCIGGGLGGRQPRAATPLDVFVRPENAYEVGRGFVELYHDYGNRQNRSKNRARFFAEDWGMEKIRETLQEEYVDFEMHTEGEDFREEYTYNAGRPVEAGQHDHVGVGDQKDGQNYVGLSVPVGRLPAEDAIELADLADEYGSGEVRLTRRQNPVIVDVADEDLEGLLAEPILEEYPAEPSPFERGAMACTGTEFCSIALTETKGRMARMLRWFNKNVELPDDVGKIKMHYSGCTADCGQAMTADIGLQGMRARKNGEMVEAFDIGVGGGVGEDPSFIDWVQQRVPADEAPGAIRNLLEAYAAHREDGQTFRQWVEATAEEQLVEFCEPEETDFEAPYMADAKQSWYPFAESESAAAATGEESAAPSDD
- a CDS encoding amphi-Trp domain-containing protein, which encodes MPEDVLFESESDRDRAEIASLLRRVADNLDAGEAITLTAGSESVTLEPPARPTFEVKAEREGPADGPGELSVEFELEWDEVEEGEDESSDGALEIE
- the larE gene encoding ATP-dependent sacrificial sulfur transferase LarE, with amino-acid sequence MTTVEAKLEAAREDLAARDGVVVAFSGGVDSSAVAAIAHDALGEDAVACTAKSETLPEAELEDARRVADEIGIRHEIVSFSELESDDFVENDDDRCYHCRTMRLGEMLETARDLGVGTVCDGTNADDPGAGHRPGLQAVEELDVHSPLLAHDITKDEVRAIADHYDLSVAEKPSMACLSSRIPTGLEVTEDRLTRIERAEALLRQWGFEQFRVRDHDGLARIEVAPDELERALELEFVETVRAELSNLGFDHVTLDLHGYRTGSVSPETEDEEPVVEDVFATESSSDD
- a CDS encoding Gfo/Idh/MocA family protein, producing the protein MDFGVLSTAGIAQKAFLPGIAASDHDVTAIASRDEADARAVAAEYGIEETYGDYGDLIANADVDALYVPLPNSLHAEWTKRGADAGLDVLCEKPLAVDAAEAREVVDYCQEQGVTLMEAFMYQYHPRTERAFALARDELEDVRSVTATFKYRLDRTEDIRLSPELAGGSLMDVGCYAVSVVRQALGEPERAYATAADTRDAGVDTELTGVLEYADGVTGRVSSGFDTEGVQRYRIEATNGWVEVQDAFDIPEGELSLEYRIDGRHGVETFAPVDQFRLEIEHFADCVAAGRTPRTDGDEAIANMRVLDALSESAAEGRVVDLDS
- a CDS encoding DUF6789 family protein; translated protein: MAVSDQLQRLRSIADTEGQPSEADDHQREEHVADAVARGVQAGFVATLIMTAFRLPILRSLPPSANFWSQYVADGDPDDHPVAGLALHLVYGISSGVVFGALFSLYDAGREIEPEQRGLVWGSIYGMVLSAFGAQFMLKELLDIRLEADELALFHAGHLVYGLSLGAWIGSRTEGVEDPEREYEYDDGN
- a CDS encoding glutamate-cysteine ligase family protein, with protein sequence MKTSIEVEYWVVDSDGTLTEPGPLADVSDRTEREFVEPLFELKTPPCESVSKLRTALVEELEAVLSRAAELDKRLVPLGTPINGDGIDRRPGERGRIQKAVIGDDFDHAKYCAGTHIHVEKRNVTDQLNALIALDPALALVNSSPYYGGERIANGARAHCYRKQSYESYPKHGQLWRYVENVGEWHRRLEHRYEEFRDAALEAGVDADAVEEHFSPDDVVWTPVRLRDSMPTVEWRSPDAALPSQILRLAGELETVMERLHHTNVRIDGAGAGDGDRDGGRRANEGALTGIEDEPTARPGHVTDEEIALPAFETVRDLAESAIHDGLESAAVAGYLERMGFTVGDYHPIAMQIDGRQYVTKADARELRLEYASRLEADVAELSEDG
- a CDS encoding ferritin-like domain-containing protein; the encoded protein is MNIETLEDVFGYQLQRAYYVERAHVELLAEMATDAANDDLAAQFETHRDETERHVERLERVFEALGRRPRASRSQTADGLAESRRTRFDGADGESPPTYVDLEIGLAAERLEVRSYEGLLRLAGRLAYADDIVEPLEETLEEERATRRRLEALETEISIVDSLETGRTEQ
- a CDS encoding ferritin-like domain-containing protein — translated: MSTTATTPRDALATELERLYYIERELCDELETLAGDVSIDAVADTRATECRERLWEAVDEHCYETQRHCERIERAFDALGEEPDTRRAPEFDGLIADKEAFNNVVLNDALRPLYYLETALKLEALECTAYETAMALASAIEGEDADAVVDALRPNYDDERAMRADLESLSDGDALETLLAASPVDDASRGSLDRR